A single region of the Halodesulfovibrio sp. MK-HDV genome encodes:
- a CDS encoding manganese efflux pump MntP family protein, translated as MGGIELITVSIALAMDAFAVAIATGVALKKVSSRQTFRLAWHFGLFQALMPIVGWYLGATVRSYIEEYDHWIAFVLLGYIGFKMIREAFDKDEESQSDPTKGMTLVVLSTATSIDALAVGLSLSMLGLSIWWPAFVIGIVALFFTAAGLHFVKLFSKATSVSKYAELFGGSVLIGIGVNILWEHGALSL; from the coding sequence ATGGGTGGTATCGAACTTATTACTGTCTCTATAGCTCTTGCTATGGACGCTTTTGCCGTAGCAATTGCTACTGGAGTTGCTTTAAAAAAAGTTAGTTCACGTCAGACATTTCGATTGGCGTGGCATTTTGGCCTGTTTCAGGCTCTTATGCCAATAGTTGGATGGTACTTGGGTGCTACGGTCCGATCCTACATTGAGGAATATGATCATTGGATTGCTTTTGTCTTATTAGGATATATTGGATTTAAAATGATTCGTGAGGCTTTTGATAAAGACGAAGAATCACAGAGTGACCCGACAAAGGGAATGACTTTAGTTGTTCTATCTACTGCTACAAGTATTGACGCATTAGCGGTTGGACTAAGTTTATCAATGCTTGGGCTTTCAATTTGGTGGCCCGCCTTTGTTATTGGTATAGTGGCTTTGTTTTTTACAGCCGCGGGGCTTCATTTCGTCAAATTGTTTTCTAAAGCAACGAGTGTCAGTAAGTATGCAGAATTGTTTGGTGGATCTGTCTTAATTGGGATTGGAGTAAATATTTTGTGGGAACATGGGGCGTTATCTCTCTAG
- a CDS encoding helix-turn-helix domain-containing protein has product MNTLGSRIKIARGKLSQDAFSKQIGVSKGSLGFYERDENLPNTEVALKICSETGVSIAWLLTGDESEQPANASDKADQKTHSQCPKCDKIEADLRKEREEVRELTKELREINAENRTLLKENGDIRTRLATLEARAAPTDRSSTDSPADAASSRKHA; this is encoded by the coding sequence ATGAATACGCTTGGTTCTAGGATTAAAATAGCGCGAGGAAAACTATCTCAAGATGCTTTTTCTAAGCAAATTGGAGTTAGCAAAGGGTCTTTAGGCTTCTACGAACGGGATGAAAATCTGCCCAATACTGAAGTTGCACTAAAAATCTGTTCAGAGACAGGAGTCAGCATTGCATGGCTTCTGACTGGTGACGAATCAGAGCAACCTGCAAATGCTTCCGATAAAGCAGATCAAAAAACACATTCACAATGTCCGAAGTGTGACAAGATAGAGGCTGATTTACGCAAAGAGCGTGAAGAGGTTCGCGAACTCACAAAAGAATTGCGCGAAATAAACGCGGAAAACAGGACATTATTGAAAGAAAACGGAGATATCAGAACCCGTTTGGCAACTCTTGAAGCAAGAGCTGCCCCTACAGATAGGTCTTCTACAGATAGCCCAGCAGACGCCGCCAGCTCGCGCAAGCATGCATAA